A stretch of Metabacillus sp. FJAT-52054 DNA encodes these proteins:
- a CDS encoding histidinol-phosphatase has product MLTDYHNHLERGTLTLDYLKKFTDEAKRKNIEHFGISEHAYHFYQTADILSNPWVDERRFYDMNDYTSLFQEAEKAGIDVKMSIEMDYTPGKHEEMERFIRQYDFDYVIGSIHWVDDFGIDLKEFIHEWDKRDVYDTYRKYFDQVVTLAESNLFDIIGHLDLVKIFNYVPEKEEFLLEQYDRAAAALSKSKTCVEISTAGLRKPTGKLYPDERLLKMCYEKGVPIVLSSDAHQPEDVGANYDQALALAKETGYETIVTFSKGERTVVPIG; this is encoded by the coding sequence ATGCTGACTGATTATCATAATCATTTAGAACGAGGAACACTCACTTTAGACTACTTAAAAAAATTCACCGATGAAGCAAAACGAAAGAACATTGAGCATTTTGGGATTTCGGAGCACGCTTATCATTTTTATCAGACCGCAGATATATTAAGCAATCCCTGGGTCGATGAACGAAGATTTTATGATATGAACGATTACACCTCACTTTTCCAGGAAGCCGAAAAGGCTGGGATTGATGTAAAAATGTCCATCGAAATGGATTATACACCAGGCAAACATGAGGAAATGGAGCGTTTTATCCGCCAATATGATTTTGATTATGTAATTGGCTCCATTCATTGGGTAGACGACTTCGGCATTGATTTGAAGGAGTTCATTCACGAGTGGGATAAGCGGGATGTATATGATACATACAGAAAATATTTTGACCAGGTCGTAACCCTCGCAGAGTCGAATCTATTTGATATTATCGGACATTTGGACTTAGTGAAAATTTTTAACTACGTTCCTGAAAAAGAAGAATTTTTACTGGAGCAATATGATAGAGCTGCAGCAGCCCTTTCCAAAAGCAAAACTTGTGTGGAAATCAGTACAGCGGGATTAAGAAAGCCGACAGGCAAGCTTTATCCTGATGAAAGACTGCTGAAAATGTGCTATGAAAAAGGGGTGCCGATTGTCCTTTCATCTGATGCTCATCAGCCAGAGGATGTAGGGGCTAATTACGATCAGGCGCTTGCGCTTGCAAAGGAAACCGGCTATGAAACCATTGTGACGTTTTCCAAGGGTGAAAGAACCGTTGTACCAATTGGATAA
- a CDS encoding ECF transporter S component — protein sequence MVQNKLRKRVITAVLSSIAFLLMMLEIPYPGSAFLKIDFSDLPALAALILFGPGSAMAVEALKNILHYFIQGSGTGVPIGEAANFVSAALLILPAWFFYKKNQTVKGLLIGMASGTIAMAVLMSVFNYYVILPAYTYFLGAQQMNAEQIYQFIILGILPFNLIKGILISAIFTMVYVRMKTWFEQKSIQTG from the coding sequence ATGGTTCAAAACAAACTAAGAAAAAGAGTCATTACAGCAGTATTAAGCAGCATTGCATTTTTGCTGATGATGCTCGAAATCCCTTATCCGGGAAGTGCATTTTTAAAAATTGATTTCAGCGATCTTCCAGCTCTGGCGGCGCTGATTTTATTCGGACCGGGTTCGGCGATGGCGGTGGAAGCACTTAAGAATATTTTGCACTACTTCATTCAGGGCAGCGGAACAGGCGTACCAATAGGGGAAGCTGCGAACTTTGTTTCAGCAGCATTGTTGATTTTGCCCGCATGGTTTTTTTACAAAAAAAATCAGACTGTGAAAGGCCTGTTGATTGGGATGGCATCCGGAACAATTGCAATGGCAGTTTTGATGTCGGTATTTAACTATTATGTGATCCTTCCGGCTTACACCTATTTCTTAGGGGCGCAGCAAATGAATGCGGAACAAATTTATCAATTCATCATTCTGGGAATTCTCCCGTTCAATCTTATAAAAGGTATTCTGATTTCTGCTATCTTTACAATGGTCTATGTAAGAATGAAAACCTGGTTTGAACAAAAATCCATCCAAACTGGATGA
- the serA gene encoding phosphoglycerate dehydrogenase — protein MFRVLVSDPISRDGLEPLLEANNIEIVQKNVSEEENLAQYDALFVRSATKVTEELMNQMPKLKIVARAGVGVDNIDVDQATRKGIIVINAPDGNTISTAEHTFAMIASLVRHIPQANMSVKNREWKRSSFVGSELHGKMLGIVGLGRIGTELARRAKAFGMRVAVFDPFLTKERSEKIGVEKHDFEELLTQADIITVHTPLTKETKGLLNKETISKTKKGVYLVNCARGGIIDEDALCTYLENGHVRGVALDVFEVEPPEHTRLLEFEQVIATPHLGASTKEAQLNVAYQVSKEVLLFIQGKQVTTSINLPAMSDEAYQKVAPYDSLAQKIGSFLSQYMNQPVQSITIEYEGTAAEIETAYVTKSMIASFLKQRMDININTVNAGVLARERGIQFIEKVSDQNSGYSNSMKVTIHGEQTTSEIKGTSIPHFGERIVSVNGFSIDFHPSGHLLYIQHTDVPGVIGNVGRILGNHSVNIATMQVGRKEKGGEAIMMLSFDRPLDQPILSALTELDEIVFVKAIEL, from the coding sequence ATGTTTAGAGTTCTTGTTTCAGATCCAATAAGCAGAGATGGTCTTGAACCGCTGCTTGAAGCGAATAATATAGAAATCGTTCAAAAAAACGTATCCGAAGAAGAAAATTTGGCTCAATATGATGCACTATTTGTTAGAAGCGCTACGAAAGTTACGGAAGAATTGATGAATCAAATGCCAAAGTTAAAGATCGTCGCAAGAGCAGGAGTCGGTGTTGACAACATTGATGTCGATCAGGCTACAAGAAAAGGCATTATAGTCATTAATGCACCTGATGGGAATACGATTTCAACTGCCGAACATACCTTTGCGATGATTGCCTCTCTCGTCCGGCATATACCACAGGCAAATATGTCTGTAAAAAACCGGGAGTGGAAACGGTCTTCCTTTGTAGGAAGCGAACTGCACGGTAAAATGCTGGGTATTGTGGGACTAGGAAGAATTGGGACGGAGCTTGCTAGACGGGCGAAGGCATTTGGGATGAGAGTGGCCGTGTTCGATCCCTTTTTGACGAAAGAGCGATCTGAAAAAATCGGGGTCGAAAAACATGACTTTGAAGAGCTTCTTACTCAAGCGGACATCATTACCGTTCATACCCCGCTGACAAAAGAAACGAAAGGTCTCTTGAATAAAGAAACGATCAGCAAAACGAAAAAAGGGGTTTACCTTGTCAATTGTGCCCGGGGAGGCATCATTGATGAAGATGCGCTGTGTACATATCTCGAGAACGGTCATGTGCGTGGAGTGGCGCTGGACGTATTTGAAGTCGAGCCTCCCGAGCATACACGCCTTCTAGAATTTGAACAGGTCATAGCAACACCCCACCTGGGCGCTTCTACAAAAGAAGCGCAGCTGAATGTTGCTTATCAGGTATCAAAGGAAGTGCTGTTATTTATTCAGGGGAAGCAGGTAACAACCTCTATTAACCTCCCTGCCATGTCTGACGAAGCTTATCAGAAAGTAGCTCCTTATGATTCTTTGGCGCAAAAAATCGGATCTTTTCTTTCACAATATATGAATCAGCCGGTTCAGAGCATTACGATTGAATACGAGGGTACGGCTGCTGAAATTGAAACGGCCTATGTGACGAAAAGTATGATTGCCTCTTTCCTTAAACAGCGCATGGACATAAATATTAATACGGTGAATGCCGGAGTGCTTGCAAGAGAACGCGGCATTCAATTTATTGAAAAAGTGTCCGATCAAAACTCAGGATATTCTAATAGCATGAAGGTTACCATTCACGGGGAACAAACCACTTCAGAGATAAAAGGCACCTCTATCCCCCATTTCGGAGAGCGAATTGTATCGGTCAACGGATTTTCAATTGATTTTCATCCATCAGGCCATCTGCTTTATATTCAGCATACCGATGTTCCGGGAGTAATCGGAAATGTTGGAAGAATCCTTGGCAATCATTCCGTGAATATCGCCACGATGCAGGTGGGGCGGAAAGAAAAAGGCGGTGAAGCCATCATGATGCTGTCGTTTGACCGTCCGCTTGATCAGCCTATATTATCCGCTTTGACTGAGCTTGATGAAATCGTGTTTGTAAAAGCCATTGAGCTTTAA
- the sigX gene encoding RNA polymerase sigma factor SigX: MEEAFQTLYEKYHQDLFQFLFYMVKDREQAEDLVQEVYIRVLKSYDKFEGRSTEKTWLFSIARHVAIDWFRKQKTIRQRLVEKFDWDTNQVKDQSPMPDEIALQNEQIQWIYQSLDACTLDQRAVIIMRYIQGLSIQETAEALSWSDSKVKTTQHRAIKALKKSMAHLSEKEGANNEKIRV, from the coding sequence ATGGAAGAAGCCTTTCAGACTTTATATGAAAAGTATCATCAGGATTTGTTCCAATTCCTTTTTTATATGGTGAAAGACCGTGAGCAGGCGGAAGACCTTGTTCAGGAGGTTTATATCCGCGTTTTGAAATCCTACGATAAGTTTGAAGGCAGAAGTACTGAAAAAACTTGGCTGTTCTCCATCGCGAGGCATGTTGCAATCGACTGGTTCAGGAAGCAAAAAACCATTCGCCAGCGTTTGGTTGAAAAGTTTGACTGGGATACAAATCAAGTGAAGGATCAATCTCCCATGCCTGATGAAATAGCATTGCAAAACGAGCAAATTCAATGGATTTATCAATCACTTGATGCCTGTACACTGGATCAGCGGGCGGTCATAATTATGAGATACATACAGGGTCTTTCCATACAGGAGACTGCTGAAGCGCTTTCATGGTCAGATAGCAAGGTGAAAACCACCCAGCATCGGGCCATAAAGGCATTGAAAAAGAGCATGGCTCATCTCAGCGAGAAGGAGGGAGCAAATAATGAAAAAATCCGAGTATAA
- the ccsB gene encoding c-type cytochrome biogenesis protein CcsB yields the protein MAEISSGFLFAAFILYLVGTFLFGGSIRDKRQTAAGPNRWAKAAVAVTVTGFAAQLVYFITRWMASGHAPVSNMYEFTTFFGMMLVLAFIIIYFMYKVSILGLFTLPIVLLIIAYGSMFPSYVTPLIPALQSQWLHIHVTTAALGQAILALSFIAGLIYLLKNVDQSKPSKKTFWLEAIMFILIMTLGYILITTGFRLANYETEFSWIDKRGQADTMVYHLPAIAGPHEWKLAAEGAMKPLFSLPAIIDGSKFNTVLWSLLAGIILYGLFRLIARKRISAVLQPLTRKVNLDLTDEIGYRSVTIGFPVFTLGALIFAMIWAQLAWNRFWGWDPKEVWALITWLFYAAYLHLRLSRGWHGEKSAWLAVIGFAIIMFNLIFVNMVIAGLHSYA from the coding sequence TTGGCGGAAATTAGCAGCGGATTTTTATTTGCAGCTTTCATTTTATATCTTGTTGGGACCTTTCTTTTCGGCGGATCCATAAGGGATAAACGCCAGACCGCAGCGGGGCCGAATCGGTGGGCGAAAGCAGCAGTGGCGGTTACGGTCACTGGATTCGCTGCCCAATTGGTTTATTTCATTACCCGGTGGATGGCTTCAGGTCATGCGCCTGTCAGCAATATGTATGAGTTCACCACTTTCTTTGGAATGATGCTGGTTTTAGCCTTTATCATTATCTATTTTATGTATAAGGTTTCAATTCTTGGATTGTTCACTCTCCCGATTGTCCTATTAATAATTGCTTACGGGAGCATGTTTCCGTCCTATGTCACTCCGCTGATTCCTGCATTGCAGAGCCAGTGGCTGCACATTCATGTTACAACGGCTGCTCTTGGACAGGCTATTTTAGCCCTAAGTTTTATAGCCGGCCTTATTTATCTTCTGAAAAACGTAGATCAGTCAAAGCCGTCGAAAAAAACATTCTGGCTGGAAGCAATCATGTTTATTCTTATTATGACTCTTGGCTACATACTGATCACAACCGGCTTCCGTCTCGCAAACTATGAAACGGAATTTTCTTGGATAGACAAGCGGGGCCAGGCAGATACAATGGTGTACCATTTGCCGGCAATCGCTGGTCCGCATGAGTGGAAGCTTGCGGCAGAAGGAGCTATGAAGCCGCTATTTTCCTTGCCTGCCATCATCGATGGAAGTAAATTCAATACTGTGTTGTGGTCTTTGCTTGCCGGTATCATCCTTTATGGATTATTCAGGCTGATTGCGAGGAAAAGAATATCAGCTGTTCTTCAGCCCTTAACGAGAAAAGTCAATCTTGATTTAACAGATGAGATTGGCTACCGTTCTGTTACCATTGGATTCCCGGTGTTTACGCTTGGGGCGCTCATATTTGCTATGATTTGGGCCCAGCTTGCCTGGAACCGCTTTTGGGGATGGGATCCTAAAGAGGTTTGGGCTTTGATAACATGGCTTTTTTACGCCGCTTACCTTCATTTGCGTTTATCAAGGGGCTGGCATGGTGAGAAATCAGCGTGGCTTGCTGTAATTGGCTTTGCCATCATCATGTTTAATCTTATTTTTGTGAACATGGTTATCGCGGGACTTCATTCATATGCATAA
- a CDS encoding cytochrome c biogenesis protein ResB, giving the protein MEELKCECGHINPPGTLLCESCGKQLADYENPVTDSGPLLDMRYDGSARRSQTYRTTWIDKVWNFFSSVKVGVWLIVLTLAASAVGTVFTQVEYIPSNVLPEDYYKNEFGVPGEVYYMLGFHNLYGSWWYISLIACLGISLVVASLDRVIPLYRTLNVQGITKNTAFLKRQRLYGERVLDKDNDLQAVKAKLEKKRYKVMTENGNLMAEKGRFSRWGPYVNHVGLIIVLIGAMLRFVPGIYVDENMWLREGQVAAIPGTDGKYFLKNEKFTIETYESGKEKAVFQKAINEAGEGNVAKNFQTDAVLYERVGDALPGEKPELKEVKRDAIKVNHPLQFESFGLYQNSYSTGALKELKFNLLNKDSKQTFGPITVDLDEPESEYDLGKGYKVEVLTYLPDFYMNEEGKPDTKSRAPINPAFVFNMISPEKPEGEVSFVGIQMNLEPNGENKMAMKFAGVETTSQSLLTVKKDMTIWVIALGGLIFMIGVCQGMYWNHRRIWFKRENGMMMVAGHTNKNWYSLKREIEDAVEGTSFPAPWDQKNSEIRSGGVGVGGN; this is encoded by the coding sequence ATGGAAGAATTGAAGTGCGAGTGCGGACACATCAATCCTCCCGGGACCCTGCTATGCGAGTCCTGCGGAAAGCAGCTGGCAGATTACGAGAATCCGGTCACCGATTCCGGTCCTCTGCTTGACATGAGGTACGATGGCAGTGCGAGAAGATCTCAAACGTACAGAACAACATGGATTGATAAAGTGTGGAACTTTTTTTCATCGGTGAAGGTCGGGGTTTGGCTAATCGTTCTTACATTGGCAGCTTCGGCAGTCGGAACAGTTTTTACTCAAGTGGAATATATTCCTTCCAATGTCCTTCCGGAAGATTATTACAAAAACGAATTTGGCGTACCCGGAGAAGTCTACTACATGCTTGGTTTTCATAATCTTTATGGCTCCTGGTGGTACATTTCCCTGATTGCCTGTCTTGGAATTTCATTAGTTGTAGCAAGTCTTGATCGTGTGATTCCTCTTTACCGGACGCTTAACGTGCAGGGAATCACGAAAAATACAGCTTTTTTAAAAAGGCAGCGTTTATATGGTGAACGGGTTCTTGATAAGGATAACGATCTGCAAGCTGTCAAAGCAAAGCTGGAGAAAAAACGGTATAAAGTCATGACTGAGAACGGAAATTTAATGGCTGAAAAAGGACGATTCTCCAGATGGGGTCCGTATGTTAATCATGTGGGACTGATCATTGTTTTAATTGGTGCAATGCTAAGGTTTGTACCCGGGATTTACGTAGATGAAAACATGTGGCTTAGAGAAGGCCAGGTTGCAGCCATCCCCGGAACAGATGGGAAGTACTTTCTTAAAAACGAAAAATTTACAATCGAAACATATGAATCCGGTAAAGAAAAAGCTGTATTCCAGAAAGCCATTAATGAAGCAGGTGAGGGAAATGTGGCGAAAAATTTCCAAACAGATGCCGTGCTTTATGAACGAGTCGGCGATGCGCTTCCCGGTGAGAAACCAGAGCTTAAGGAAGTAAAGCGGGATGCGATAAAAGTGAATCATCCGCTTCAGTTTGAATCATTTGGTTTATATCAAAACAGCTATTCAACAGGAGCATTAAAGGAATTAAAATTTAATCTATTAAACAAAGATTCAAAGCAAACGTTTGGGCCAATTACAGTGGACCTGGATGAACCTGAGTCAGAGTATGATCTTGGGAAAGGATACAAAGTCGAGGTCCTCACCTACCTGCCGGATTTTTATATGAATGAGGAGGGGAAACCAGACACAAAATCCCGGGCACCAATCAATCCGGCTTTTGTATTTAATATGATATCCCCGGAAAAACCTGAAGGAGAGGTAAGCTTCGTCGGAATTCAGATGAATTTGGAGCCAAACGGCGAAAATAAGATGGCAATGAAATTTGCCGGTGTTGAGACGACAAGCCAATCCCTCCTTACAGTTAAAAAGGACATGACCATATGGGTCATCGCTCTTGGCGGTTTGATCTTTATGATTGGCGTGTGCCAGGGAATGTACTGGAACCACCGCCGGATTTGGTTTAAGAGAGAGAATGGCATGATGATGGTGGCTGGCCATACGAATAAAAACTGGTACAGTTTGAAAAGAGAGATTGAGGATGCAGTAGAAGGAACGTCCTTCCCGGCGCCTTGGGATCAAAAAAATAGCGAGATACGAAGTGGAGGGGTTGGAGTTGGCGGAAATTAG
- a CDS encoding thiol-disulfide oxidoreductase ResA translates to MEKRKRLVLRSAILFVLAAALAYTLYSNFFANKERVKVGSEAPDFVVTDLKGESHQLSDYRGKGVLLNFWGTWCEPCKREMPYMDNQYEHYKNLGVEIIAVNIAESDVAVNSFVKQYGLTFPIGIDKDRQILDEYGVKPLPTTFLIDKTGKVTDIVKGQQTERNIRDMMESIKP, encoded by the coding sequence ATGGAGAAAAGAAAGAGGCTGGTTCTGAGGAGTGCAATTCTCTTTGTGCTGGCTGCGGCTTTGGCTTATACGCTGTACTCCAATTTTTTTGCCAATAAAGAGAGGGTGAAGGTAGGGAGTGAGGCACCGGATTTTGTCGTAACGGATCTGAAGGGTGAATCCCATCAGCTTTCTGATTACAGGGGCAAAGGAGTTCTTTTGAATTTCTGGGGAACGTGGTGCGAGCCGTGCAAAAGAGAAATGCCATATATGGATAATCAATATGAGCATTATAAAAATTTAGGTGTTGAAATCATTGCTGTGAATATAGCGGAGTCAGACGTAGCTGTAAACAGTTTTGTTAAGCAGTATGGATTGACTTTCCCTATCGGCATTGATAAGGATAGGCAGATCCTTGATGAATACGGAGTTAAACCGCTGCCGACAACGTTTCTGATTGATAAAACTGGAAAAGTTACCGATATTGTAAAAGGTCAGCAAACAGAACGGAATATAAGAGATATGATGGAATCTATCAAACCTTAG
- a CDS encoding response regulator transcription factor — protein MEEMINGKILVVDDEDRIRRLLKMYLEREGYTTEEAENGDEALELALANDYDLILLDLMMPGIDGVEVCRQLREKKATPVIMLTAKGEEANRVQGFEVGTDDYIIKPFSPREVVLRVKALLRRSSSTSFLKTETKAKNVIVFSHLTIDHDAHRVTADGKEVSLTPKEYELLYFLARTPDKVYDREQLLKEVWQYEFFGDLRTVDTHVKRLREKLNKVSQDAAKMIVTVWGVGYKFEVGNE, from the coding sequence ATGGAAGAAATGATCAACGGAAAAATTTTAGTAGTGGATGATGAAGACCGAATTAGAAGACTTTTGAAAATGTATTTAGAACGGGAAGGCTATACAACAGAAGAAGCTGAAAATGGGGACGAAGCGCTGGAGTTAGCCCTTGCAAATGATTATGATCTGATTTTGCTTGATCTAATGATGCCTGGGATTGATGGTGTTGAAGTATGCCGTCAGCTTCGTGAAAAAAAAGCTACACCAGTGATTATGCTGACTGCAAAGGGCGAAGAAGCTAACAGAGTACAGGGGTTTGAAGTAGGGACGGATGATTACATTATTAAACCGTTCAGTCCGAGAGAAGTCGTTTTGAGAGTAAAGGCCTTATTGAGGAGATCTTCTTCTACAAGCTTCTTAAAAACCGAAACAAAGGCGAAAAACGTCATTGTCTTCTCACACTTAACGATTGACCATGACGCTCACCGTGTGACGGCTGACGGAAAAGAAGTCAGCCTTACACCGAAGGAATACGAGCTGCTTTATTTCCTTGCCCGGACTCCGGACAAGGTTTACGACCGTGAACAGCTGCTAAAAGAAGTGTGGCAGTATGAGTTTTTTGGAGACCTGCGAACGGTTGATACGCACGTGAAGAGGCTGAGAGAAAAATTAAACAAAGTATCACAGGATGCAGCAAAAATGATTGTGACGGTTTGGGGAGTAGGCTATAAATTCGAGGTTGGCAATGAATGA
- a CDS encoding cob(I)yrinic acid a,c-diamide adenosyltransferase, whose protein sequence is MNLYTRTGDKGQTSLVGGRVDKDDIRVEAYGTLDELNAVVGQAMTLLTDDKFEDIYNELEKVQHELFDCGGDLASVLSAEKRKDKTNPEMILFLEERIDEYVKEAPPLERFILPGGTQAAAVIHLARTVARRAERRIVTLQKHSEINEDVLKYVNRLSDYLFAVSRVINFRSGTSDVEYERSAIVFRGKNKES, encoded by the coding sequence GTGAATTTATATACGAGAACGGGAGATAAAGGCCAGACCAGTCTTGTCGGGGGAAGAGTAGACAAAGACGACATTCGCGTGGAGGCTTATGGAACGCTGGATGAGCTGAATGCGGTTGTCGGCCAGGCAATGACATTGCTCACGGATGATAAATTTGAGGATATTTATAACGAGCTGGAAAAAGTCCAGCATGAGCTGTTTGATTGCGGGGGAGACCTTGCATCTGTACTGAGTGCGGAAAAGCGCAAAGATAAAACGAATCCGGAAATGATTTTGTTTTTAGAGGAGAGAATTGATGAATATGTGAAAGAAGCTCCACCACTGGAACGGTTCATTTTGCCTGGCGGCACACAGGCGGCAGCCGTTATTCATTTGGCTAGAACAGTGGCCAGAAGGGCTGAACGAAGAATCGTCACGCTTCAAAAGCATTCTGAAATCAATGAAGATGTCCTGAAATATGTGAACCGGCTGTCAGACTATCTTTTTGCGGTCTCCAGGGTAATCAACTTTCGATCCGGAACAAGTGATGTAGAATATGAAAGAAGCGCCATCGTTTTTAGAGGGAAAAATAAAGAATCGTAA
- a CDS encoding ATP-binding protein: MRLWRSVVGKLWGTILLLVAFVLLVLTILWFEFIENYQTNQAESELSQMADKISGILENHQDIHDSAELARSIALELSDEKTGIMIVDENGKAWYSSKGNGSKQPYISLETIRNDRELSAVLKGTGESMKTITADEETGHKKEKVLLQGVPYQLSEGEHGAVFVSQSLASIREATASTTRYTFIGAAVGLILTTVFAFFLSTRITYPLRKMREAALELTKGKFDKKVPILTGDEIGELAAAFNQMGRQLKYHINALNQEKEHLTSILSSMADGVITLNIDGTILVTNPPAERFLQAWYYEQQMDIKSGEELPPEAKELFRRVVNTEKEQVIELTLQGRFWVMVMGPLYDQDYVRGAVAVLRDMTEERRLDKLRKDFIANVSHELRTPIALLQGYSEAIVDDIASTDEEKKEISKVIYEESLRMGRLVNELLDLARMEAGHVTLLYEDVHVSELVNKISRKFQGMARDKTIELSTSLNIEHDTFVMDSDKIEQVLTNLVDNAIRHTDEGGKVTFSVQSADKGLRFDVTDTGTGIPEEDLPFVFERFYKADKARTRGRAGTGLGLAIAKNIIEAHHGTITVHSKIHEGTTFTFYLTKADETQMKGETDS; the protein is encoded by the coding sequence ATGAGACTTTGGCGCAGTGTAGTAGGTAAGCTTTGGGGAACCATACTTCTGCTCGTTGCGTTCGTCCTTCTCGTTCTGACGATTCTCTGGTTTGAATTCATTGAAAATTATCAGACCAATCAGGCAGAGAGCGAATTGTCACAAATGGCAGACAAAATATCAGGTATTTTAGAAAATCATCAAGACATCCATGATTCTGCGGAGCTTGCCCGGTCCATCGCCCTTGAGCTTTCCGATGAAAAGACAGGAATCATGATAGTGGATGAGAACGGGAAAGCATGGTATTCCTCAAAGGGGAATGGCAGTAAGCAGCCTTATATCAGCCTGGAGACGATTAGGAATGACCGTGAGCTTTCTGCCGTGTTAAAAGGAACCGGAGAAAGCATGAAAACCATCACAGCAGATGAAGAAACAGGCCATAAAAAAGAAAAGGTTCTTCTTCAGGGAGTGCCATATCAGTTATCAGAAGGGGAGCACGGTGCTGTTTTTGTATCGCAATCCTTAGCATCAATCAGGGAAGCGACTGCAAGCACAACACGCTACACTTTCATTGGAGCTGCGGTAGGACTTATTTTGACAACGGTTTTCGCTTTTTTCCTTTCGACAAGAATTACCTATCCGCTTAGAAAGATGAGAGAGGCCGCCCTTGAGCTTACAAAAGGGAAATTTGATAAAAAAGTTCCGATTTTAACCGGGGATGAGATTGGGGAGCTCGCAGCGGCTTTTAATCAGATGGGGCGCCAGCTGAAATACCATATTAATGCCCTGAATCAGGAGAAAGAGCATTTAACAAGCATTCTCAGCAGTATGGCAGATGGAGTGATCACCTTAAATATAGATGGGACCATTCTCGTCACGAATCCCCCTGCTGAACGGTTTTTGCAGGCCTGGTATTACGAGCAGCAAATGGATATAAAAAGCGGGGAAGAGCTTCCTCCTGAAGCAAAAGAGCTATTTAGAAGAGTGGTGAACACAGAGAAAGAACAAGTGATTGAACTGACGCTTCAAGGGCGATTCTGGGTGATGGTCATGGGGCCTTTATATGATCAGGATTACGTCCGCGGTGCGGTAGCTGTGTTAAGGGATATGACAGAAGAACGGCGTCTTGATAAGCTGAGAAAAGACTTTATTGCAAACGTCAGCCACGAATTGAGAACCCCGATTGCTTTGCTTCAGGGTTATAGTGAAGCGATTGTCGATGACATAGCGAGCACAGATGAGGAAAAGAAGGAAATCTCAAAAGTCATCTATGAAGAATCTCTCCGAATGGGAAGGCTCGTTAATGAGCTGCTTGATCTTGCGAGAATGGAAGCCGGGCATGTAACCCTTCTCTATGAAGACGTACATGTATCTGAGCTGGTAAATAAGATTTCAAGGAAATTCCAGGGCATGGCCCGCGACAAAACGATTGAGTTGTCCACTTCACTTAACATAGAACATGACACGTTTGTGATGGACTCCGATAAAATAGAGCAAGTGCTCACCAATCTTGTGGACAATGCCATCAGACATACGGATGAAGGCGGGAAAGTAACGTTTTCTGTTCAATCAGCTGACAAAGGTCTAAGATTTGATGTGACGGATACTGGAACAGGGATTCCAGAAGAAGATCTTCCTTTCGTATTCGAACGGTTTTATAAAGCGGATAAGGCAAGGACAAGGGGCAGGGCCGGGACAGGACTTGGTCTTGCTATAGCCAAGAATATTATTGAAGCCCATCATGGAACCATCACGGTTCACAGTAAAATACATGAAGGAACAACGTTTACGTTTTACTTAACAAAAGCAGATGAAACACAAATGAAGGGGGAGACGGATTCGTGA